A genomic segment from Vanessa cardui chromosome 30, ilVanCard2.1, whole genome shotgun sequence encodes:
- the LOC124542301 gene encoding serine protease snake-like has product MLLALCFLVLVRAQFGTSQNEGEPCVVKHTNTRGVCKLASKCQSAREDFQNNGIKPTFCTHSFESILVCCSDGSSILNTAQIFDRRPVWNQFSQTNNNQNKRLSERKCDEYSRGVTQTVNFIALMPDPDAMTLVSPKCNYESVQLIVGGENAIQGEFPHMAAIGWIDIEGNYAFQCGGSLISSRFVLTAGHCIKNPKMKDPKPSIVRLGDQNLDPTVSDGASPVDIPIKTVHKHPGYKSPGKYNDIALFELNSDVDFESAIRPACLWTKFDFPGHTKAVATGWGVTSPRNRETSKELQKVSLTLLENDHCDALLNDTHNRHWGGFVDTQMCAGELRGGKDTCQGDSGSPLQVASTHNKCIFHIVGITSFGRRCAESGRPAVYTRVAMYLDWIESIVWPGE; this is encoded by the exons ATGCTACTAGCGTTATGTTTTTTAGTTCTAGTAAGGGCCCAATTTGGAACTTCGCAAAATG AGGGAGAACCGTGCGTTGTGAAGCATACTAACACACGTGGTGTATGCAAACTCGCTTCCAAATGTCAATCGGCCAGAGAGGATTTCCA aaACAATGGGATTAAACCAACATTCTGCACGCATTCCTTTGAGTCCATACTGGTCTGTTGCAGTGATGGCAGTTCTATACTAAACACAGCACAGATATTCGA TCGCAGACCGGTCTGGAATCAATTCTCTCAAACAAATAACAATCAGAATAAGCGCCTCAGCGAGCGAA AATGTGACGAATACAGTCGGGGCGTGACCCAGACTGTCAACTTCATCGCCCTCATGCCGGACCCTGACGCAATGACCCTGGTCTCGCCCAAGTGTAATTATGAAAGCGTCCAACTCATCGTGGGCGGGGAGAACGCTATCCAGGGCGAATTCCCACACATG GCTGCAATTGGCTGGATCGATATTGAGGGCAATTATGCCTTCCAATGTGGGGGGAGCCTCATCAGCTCCCGCTTCGTGCTGACAGCTGGTCACTGCATCAAGAACCCGAAGATGAAGGATCCAAAGCCTTCCATCGTTCGACTCGGCGATCAGAACTTGGATCCAACCGTCAGTGACGGAGCCAGTCCTGTTGAT ATACCAATAAAGACCGTCCACAAGCACCCTGGGTACAAATCTCCAGGAAAATACAACGATATAGCCTTGTTCGAGCTGAATAGCGATGTGGACTTCGAATCAGCGATCAGACCAGCGTGTCTTTGGACCAAATTTGACTTCCCCGGACATACAAAGGCTGTGGCTACAGGATGGGGAGTGACAAGCCCGC GTAATAGGGAGACATCGAAGGAACTACAAAAGGTGTCCTTGACGTTACTAGAAAACGACCACTGCGACGCGCTCTTAAACGACACACACAATAGACACTGGGGAGGGTTCGTTGATACCCAGATGTGCGCTGGCGAGCTACGTGGAGGAAAGGATACCTGTCAA GGTGATTCAGGCTCCCCCCTCCAAGTTGCGTCAACACATAACAAGTGCATCTTCCACATCGTGGGCATTACTTCTTTCGGTCGCCGGTGTGCTGAATCTGGCAGACCAGCAGTGTACACGAGAGTCGCCATGTATTTAGACTGGATTGAATCCATCGTCTGGCCGggagaataa
- the LOC124542183 gene encoding transmembrane protein 267: MKSVRLLLTISIALTAYLGDYVVFKSKYSNSQLFRAFSDSSTHGAIGFLSALLFFSNVKITSQACIYNTIFCTFISSAIDVDHFILARSIYLKDLNNVSQRGILHCTTFMMFITSILALYGHITHKINVYILTYMIVLAFTSHHLRDGNRRGIWLCPYGHTMPIPKTIYVILICILPTLFSYLFNYTRPMFKHTVLQFGEV, from the exons TGTAGTTTTCAAATCGAAATATTCAAATTCTCAGCTATTTCGAGCGTTTTCAGATAGTTCCACTCACGGAGCTATTGGCTTCTTGTCTGCACTTTTATTCTTCAGCAATGTAAAAATAACGAGCCAagcatgtatttataatacgatTTTCTGCACGTTCATATCTTCAGCTATCGACgttgatcattttattttggcGAGATCGATTTATCTCAag gATTTAAACAATGTAAGCCAACGAGGTATCCTTCATTGTACGACATTCATGATGTTTATAACATCAATTCTCGCTCTGTACGGTCATATTACTCATAAAATCAATGTGTACATACTAACATACATGATCGTGTTGGCATTTACCAGTCACCATTTAAGAGACGGCAACAGACGAGGAATATGGTTGTGTCCATACGGTCATACAATGCCGATTCCAAAGACAATATATGTCATATTAATTTGTATCCTTCcgacattattttcttatttatttaattacactaGACCAATGTTTAAACATACTGTACTGCAATTTGGTgaagtataa